The Pecten maximus chromosome 14, xPecMax1.1, whole genome shotgun sequence genome includes a region encoding these proteins:
- the LOC117342431 gene encoding monocarboxylate transporter 9-like, with amino-acid sequence MESERERSLPVDRGWAWAVLGGSVSTYFFYAGIFKSFGILFVEFLDKYQESAAVTALVSGLESACFTIAALLSLTFGLRYTNCRTIVVIGGLLLGASFVLSSFAQDIYFLLVSYSIMFGLGHGMVAGPVLCILGDYFDKKRGIANGAAMSACSVGGLLMAPLCRALLDEYGLQGTLLIMGGLVFNCVVGGALLRPIDFFSLEKRRAKMKSNKHRKKRRDKRRQEEEETNGNISKSLPLLDTDEPFRARSPTADSTFSPLARRAMLKRMRSRTESEVATQEPMLSPPLSEQTQSPTLQTKAVEEPVKLGIARYFSNESLINIAFASSAGFKTSRDSVRSRKNTVSESSEGSASNVKEQKSTFQGIFNCKIFLNLSFILFAPGYWFGSIAGSLPVLYMPAHAGEIDVHGQRAALLLSIFGACDAVGRFLAGVVSDHFHINPRYLIIFACVINGLMQQMSVLFTVYWHFVLYSLVYGIFAGFLYSLYAVIVLQMVGTEDFRSTITVLMIGQGIGFSISNPLIGALKDNYGSYDASMHYTGTCALLAAILFSIEAVIHKHKSSKPTVPDIELSPG; translated from the exons ATGGAAAGTGAGAGAGAAAGATCACTTCCGGTAGACCGAGGATGGGCATGGGCGGTCCTTGGAG GTTCAGTATCGACTTACTTCTTCTATGCCGGGATATTTAAGTCGTTTGGTATCCTCTTTGTGGAGTTTCTGGACAAATATCAGGAAAGTGCGGCAGTTACCGCCCTTGTTTCTGGTCTCGAGTCAGCATGTTTCACGATAGCTG CGTTGCTGTCCTTAACGTTTGGTCTGCGGTACACAAACTGCCGGACGATAGTCGTTATTGGTGGACTGCTCTTGGGCGCAAGTTTTGTGCTCAGCAGCTTTGCGCAGGATATCTACTTCCTGTTGGTGTCATACAGTATCATGTTTG GTTTAGGGCATGGCATGGTCGCGGGTCCGGTTCTGTGCATTCTTGGTGATTACTTCGATAAAAAGAGAGGCATCGCAAACGGAGCCGCCATGTCAGCTTGTAGTGTGGGGGGATTATTGATGGCGCCCTTGTGCCGAGCTTTACTCGACGAGTACGGCCTCCAGGGAACTCTTCTTATTATGGGTGGATTGGTGTTTAATTGCGTTGTAGGCGGGGCATTGTTACGACCAATTGACTTTTTCTCACTTGAAAAAAGAAGAGCGAAAATGAAATCTAATAAACATAGGAAGAAAAGAAGAGACAAGAGAAGACAAGAGGAAGAAGAAACAAATGGCAATATATCAAAAAGCTTACCTTTATTAGATACAGATGAACCTTTCAGAGCTAGGTCACCGACGGCTGATTCTACATTCTCGCCATTGGCTCGTAGGGCTATGCTGAAGAGAATGCGGTCTCGGACTGAGTCAGAGGTAGCAACACAAGAACCTATGTTGTCTCCACCGTTGTCCGAACAGACTCAATCACCAACTCTGCAAACAAAAGCGGTCGAGGAACCAGTAAAACTAGGAATCGCGCGATACTTCAGCAACGAAAGTCTCATAAATATAGCATTTGCGTCTTCAGCCGGCTTCAAGACATCTCGCGACAGTGTGAGATCTCGTAAAAATACAGTTTCGGAGAGTTCAGAAGGTAGTGCTTCTAACGTTAAAGAACAAAAGAGCACATTTCAAGGaatatttaattgtaaaatatttttgaatctATCATTTATCCTCTTCGCTCCTGGTTACTGGTTTGGAAGCATAGCCGGGTCATTACCAGTGCTATATATGCCTGCCCACGCGGGGGAAATAGACGTACATGGACAGAGGGCAGCACTTCTCCTATCTATTTTCGGTGCATGTGACGCAGTGGGTCGGTTCCTGGCAGGAGTTGTCTCTGACCACTTCCATATTAATCCAagatatttgattatttttgctTGTGTAATTAATGGACTTATGCAACAAATGTCGGTGCTCTTTACTGTGTACTGGCATTTTGTGTTATATTCTCTTGTGTATGGTATTTTCGCGGGATTCCTGTACTCTCTGTACGCAGTGATTGTGTTACAAATGGTAGGAACTGAGGACTTCCGAAGTACAATAACAGTTCTCATGATTGGACAAGGAATTGGATTTAGTATATCCAACCCCCTAATCG GAGCACTGAAGGATAACTACGGTTCCTACGACGCCTCCATGCATTACACAGGGACATGCGCATTGTTGGCAGCTATTCTGTTTAGTATAGAAGCAGTTATTCATAAACATAAATCATCTAAACCAACAGTACCGGATATAGAATTGTCACCAGGATGA